The genomic segment CTCGCAGACAAAAATTTAGACGTAACATGGCATGGACAGCAGGCGGTGATTTTAAGTACTCCTTGCCCCGTTGACCAATTACCGGACTTTAATCAGGGAGCGGTGTCAGTGCAAGACTTGTCGGCACAATATGCAGCTTCGTATATGGATTTATTTCGGCACGCTCGTGTACTGGATGCTTGTGCTGCACCAGGAGGTAAAACCTGCCATTTGTTGGAAAATAATCCACATATTGATTTATTAGTACTAGACAAATCTCCAGAGCGATTACAGCGTGTAAAAGACAATATAAAGAGACTTGATTTACCAACACCCAGTCTTGGTATTAAGGCAGAAGATGCACAAAATGTAACAAATTGGTGGGATGGTATACTTTTTGATCGTATTTTGTTGGATGTTCCCTGTACGGGTTCCGGGGTGGTAAGGCGTCACCCTGATATTAAATGGTTAAGACGTGAGAGCGACATTAAGCAGTTAGTGACTGAGCAAAAAGTTTTACTAACAAGTTTGTGGCCTTTGTTAAAATCAAAAGGAAAACTGGTTTATGTAACCTGTTCAATCTTTAAAGAGGAAACTAGTGAACAAATACAAGCTTTTCTGGATCAACACGCCGATGCAACCATGTTAAATGGTACTGATCCAGAGGATGGTTTTATAACACCAGATAGTCGTCATGACGGATTTTACTATGCGGTATGTCAAAAAAATTAAGTTTTTTATTGTCTTGCTATTAAGTTGTATTTCTTTAAATACTCTCTCTGAGGGCATTAATATTGATTCTTCAACGGTTTCAATAGACTATCAAAAGGGGTTAATTAACGCTCGGTATAGTGTGCAGCTCAATCCTACTTTAGAGCAAGCCTTAAACCGAGGTATTCCACTATTCTTCAATTTAAGTTGTGGCATTATTCAAACCAGGTGGTATTGGTTTAACAAAAAAATTTATTCCTCAGAACAAGAAAGAAAATTAACTTTTAATCCATTAACACGTTCTTATCGTTTTTATCTAGGTTCTGTATATGTAACATACAACTCCTTGTCAGAGGCTTTACTGGCAGTGGGTCAGGTTAGTAACTGGGTATTGGGTGAAGGCAATTTACTAAAAAAAGGCGAAGCTTATCAAGCAACACTCCAGTTGAAATTAGATGTCTCTCAACTCCCCAAACCCTTTCAAATAGATGCTATAGCCAATACTGATTGGACCTTATCCTCAACCCCTTACCAATGGATAATTAAACCGTGAAAACAGAAAAATTAACCGGTTTTTCTTGGTTAAAATGGTTTGTATTAGTTTCTGCGGTGTTTGGCGTCCTCCTGCTTTATTTATTGTCTGAGGCCACAGGAAACACTTCCCTTTTTGCACAAAATTATCCCCGATTGTTAGCAATCGGTGCTGGTGTTGCACTGATACTGGTTTTTTTAATCCTCGTCCAGTTATTGCTGTTTTATAAAAAAATTAAAGCAAAAGTATTTGGATCAAAGTTAACTTTAAAGCTATTAATGATATTTATATTAATGGCAATTATTCCAGGGACCTTGGTTTATGGGGTATCTGTTAAGTTTTTATCTAATAGTATCGAATCATGGTTTGATGTCAATGTAGATAAAGCTCTGACCGCTGGGTTAGATTTAGGGAGAACCACTTATGACACTCTTCTGAATGATTTAACTCAAAAAGCAGAAACTATGGCGCAGCAGTTATCTGAAGCATCGATTATCGATGAAGGAACAATGCTCTATCATCTGCGTGAGCAATCAGGGGTCCAAGAAGCTACTTTATTTTCAAAAACAGGAGCGGTCTTGTCCTTTGCTAGCGCACAAAGTGACACCTTGGTCCCAGAAGCATTACCCACAAGCAGTAATATGATGCATCAAATAAGAACTCAACGACCTTATAAAATGGTAGAAAGCCGTCCTGGAAAGGGTCAGTTTCTGAGGGTGGTGGTTCCTGTGAATACCCTCTCCTTTGAAGAGAACTTAAAGGCCTTACAAGTAATTCAACCTATTTCAAAGGAGTTGGCGCAGGAAGCCGACAGTGTGGAAGCTGCTTATCGCGGTTACCAGGAGTTACTGTTAGCAAGGGCTGGATTAAAGAGAATCTATGCTTTAAATTTGTCTTTAGTATTGTTATTGAGTATGTTGAGTGCCATTATTTCAGCATTTATTATTTCAGAAAAAATCAGTGCACCCTTAGGGCTCCTTGCAGAAATCACAAAAGTCATTGGTCTAGGGGATTATAGTAGAAAAATTCCCGTTATTAGTAATGACGAGCTGGGTATGCTTAGCCAATCTTTTAACACTATGACAGAGAAGTTAAAGGATACCTCTGAGGCCAGAGAACGAGCCCAAGAGAAATTAACAGAAGCCAAACAGTATCAGGAAAATATTCTTTCTAATTTATCTACGGGAGTCATTGTTCTCGATGAACGTTTAGTGCTAAAGAGCGCTAACGTTAGCGCAAATGAGATCCTTGGGATACGTCTAATTAGAGTTCGTCATGTCGCTCTTCAAGAATGGGGTCACTTTATTTCAGAGCTAACGGATTTGAGTCAGTATATCGAACAGCGCTTTGCAGAGGCCATGGATTTTACATGGGATGGAGACATTGATGTTAAAACCAAAGGTGGGATGAAAAAAATTCACTTTAGAGGATCGCGCTTACCAGGTGGCAACAATAGTGATTATGTTTTAGTCTTTGATGATATTACAAAAATGGTTCAAGCTCAGCGTGATGCGGCATGGGCTGAGGTAGCAAGACGGTTAGCCCATGAAATCAAAAACCCGCTAACACCGATTCAATTGTCCGCAGAACGATTAAGGTTAAAGTTATCAGAAAAGCTTCCGCCTACAGAACAAGAGCTATTAAATAAGAGTATTACTACCATTGTTAACCAAGTAGATGCTTTGAAAAATATGGTGAATGATTTTAGTGAATACGCAAGATCCTCAGCCACTAAAATTAGTTTGGTCAATATCAACGATCTTATTCTAGAGATTATGGGGTTATATGAATCAAACGGAGAACAAATTACATTGAACTTAACTCATCATTTACCCTTAATCAAAGGTGATCCCCAGCGCTTAAGACAGGTGATTCATAATCTATTACAAAATGCGTTAGATGCACTACAAGACCATCATCAGGCGAAAGTAACAATCATGACAAATTTACACGAAAACAAAGTAGTCCTGTGTGTTAGTGACAATGGCCCTGGTTTTTCCGAAGAATTTTTAACTAGGATATTCGAGCCATATGTCACAACTAAAGTCAAAGGAACGGGTCTTGGTTTGGCTATTGTTAAGAAAATAATAGAAGAGCACCAAGGTAGTATAGAGGCTGGAAATTTAGATAGTGGAGGAGCTGTGGTCAATATCAGTTTCCCTATGGCGGAGAAAGTGTGATGGCGAATCATATATTGGTTGTTGACGATGAAATAGGTATCCGAGAGTTATTATCTGAAATTTTATCCGATGAGGGTTATGAAATCACCTTGGCTGCAAATGCTTGGGAAGCACGACAAATTCGACAGAATATACGTCCAGATTTGGTCTTGCTTGATATATGGATGCCTGAAATGGACGGAATTACTCTCCTTCGTGAGTGGGTCAGTTTGGGTCAATTAAACATGCCAGTAGTTATGATGTCCGGTCATGCAACCGTCGATACCGCAGTGGAAGCCACACGGATTGGTGCCGTAGATTTTTTAGAAAAACCCATTACTCTGCCAAAGTTACTGGCTACCGTTGAAAAAGCATTACGTAAAGGGGAGACACAATATCGTCCCGATTTGTCTATTCTACAATTAGGCAAAGGCACAGTAGTTAGTGAGTTAAAAAGACGCTTGGATCAGGTTTCTAATCGCTTAGCTCCTCTATTGCTGGTGGGTGAAGTGGGCTGCGGAACTGAGCTTGCAGCTCGCTATCTTCATCAACCTAATACGCCCTGGTATGCCCCGGAGACTAACGAGTGGTTAGCAGATAATCCCTTTGAGCCTTTAAGTGAATGTCAGGGCGGGATTATCTTTATTCAAGAGATTAAAACGCTTAGCAAACCAGAGCAGCGTGGTTTGTCTCAGTTACTAGGAAAATTAGAAAAGCATCATGTGCGGTTAATTTGCGCGTCAAGTATGGCCGTGGGAGCGCTCATTAGTGAAAACATCATCGAAGCTGAGCTGATCACCCGTATATCTCAGTTAACTCTCTCTATTCCTCCTTTGCGCGACCATGCGGAAGATATTCCGGAGATCGCAACCGCAATATTGGGCAGATTGATAGAGGTAGGTGAAATTCCAAATAAGGTCTTTACCTCATCAGCCTTGAATAGTTTAAGACAATTACAATGGCCGGGTAATTTACCTGCACTCACTAACGCTATTCGCACCCTCGCTCTGACAACTACTAATACGGAGGTCGTTGCTGAAGATGTCCTGAAAATCTCCTCAGATTTTGATCAGCAACAAAAAAATCATTTTAATATGATTGGTTTTGATATGCCCTTGAGAGACGCACGGGATTTATTTGAAAAGGCCTATTTTGAGTATCATATCCAAAATGAGTCAGGCAATATGTCACGGGTGGCGGAAAAAGTGGGATTAGAGCGAACTCATCTGTATCGAAAACTAAAACAGTTAGGCGTAAAGCTCGCTTCTCAACGAGGTGAGGAATGAGCGAGAGAAAGTGGTTAATTCTCTCTCATGGATTTAATATGGATGGCAGGGCGGCAAGTCTCACTATCACCGATAAAATCCCACATTTAATTAATGCAGAGATTGAGCCAATTGTACTCAGTGCAGTGACCGGAAAAAAAGATACTAGGTTTTATCATCATCAACTTTTGCCGTGGGGACCTGCGGGCTTACGTTTTGATTTACGGCATTTAATTGCACAACAATACGGTCGTGGACTGTTTTATCGAATCAGTACTGGATTTGCTTCACTGCTTTTATCCCCTTTTATTTTACTAGAGCGTTTAATCTGTGGTCTACAAAGTCAGTGGTCATGGACCCCTGCTGCGATATTTTGGGGTTATATCTGTATTA from the Ferrovum sp. JA12 genome contains:
- a CDS encoding DUF4390 domain-containing protein is translated as MRYVKKIKFFIVLLLSCISLNTLSEGINIDSSTVSIDYQKGLINARYSVQLNPTLEQALNRGIPLFFNLSCGIIQTRWYWFNKKIYSSEQERKLTFNPLTRSYRFYLGSVYVTYNSLSEALLAVGQVSNWVLGEGNLLKKGEAYQATLQLKLDVSQLPKPFQIDAIANTDWTLSSTPYQWIIKP
- the rsmB gene encoding 16S rRNA (cytosine(967)-C(5))-methyltransferase RsmB; translated protein: MEENQRLASLILLYVFQGKNVEQSLSIVLKQIKSDQVSIGAVKSYIYGVLRFGWQLTFILRRLCKKAPPPPIENLLLIAFYQLIYTHDEAFTVVSQAVNAAMKLESHALKPFVNGVLRTFLREKEKLMSQVMHNEEAVFNHPQWWINKIKQQYPLNWINILEQAQKRAPFTLRVNQQYMVTEEYLNKLADKNLDVTWHGQQAVILSTPCPVDQLPDFNQGAVSVQDLSAQYAASYMDLFRHARVLDACAAPGGKTCHLLENNPHIDLLVLDKSPERLQRVKDNIKRLDLPTPSLGIKAEDAQNVTNWWDGILFDRILLDVPCTGSGVVRRHPDIKWLRRESDIKQLVTEQKVLLTSLWPLLKSKGKLVYVTCSIFKEETSEQIQAFLDQHADATMLNGTDPEDGFITPDSRHDGFYYAVCQKN
- a CDS encoding sigma-54-dependent transcriptional regulator is translated as MMANHILVVDDEIGIRELLSEILSDEGYEITLAANAWEARQIRQNIRPDLVLLDIWMPEMDGITLLREWVSLGQLNMPVVMMSGHATVDTAVEATRIGAVDFLEKPITLPKLLATVEKALRKGETQYRPDLSILQLGKGTVVSELKRRLDQVSNRLAPLLLVGEVGCGTELAARYLHQPNTPWYAPETNEWLADNPFEPLSECQGGIIFIQEIKTLSKPEQRGLSQLLGKLEKHHVRLICASSMAVGALISENIIEAELITRISQLTLSIPPLRDHAEDIPEIATAILGRLIEVGEIPNKVFTSSALNSLRQLQWPGNLPALTNAIRTLALTTTNTEVVAEDVLKISSDFDQQQKNHFNMIGFDMPLRDARDLFEKAYFEYHIQNESGNMSRVAEKVGLERTHLYRKLKQLGVKLASQRGEE
- a CDS encoding ATP-binding protein, coding for MKTEKLTGFSWLKWFVLVSAVFGVLLLYLLSEATGNTSLFAQNYPRLLAIGAGVALILVFLILVQLLLFYKKIKAKVFGSKLTLKLLMIFILMAIIPGTLVYGVSVKFLSNSIESWFDVNVDKALTAGLDLGRTTYDTLLNDLTQKAETMAQQLSEASIIDEGTMLYHLREQSGVQEATLFSKTGAVLSFASAQSDTLVPEALPTSSNMMHQIRTQRPYKMVESRPGKGQFLRVVVPVNTLSFEENLKALQVIQPISKELAQEADSVEAAYRGYQELLLARAGLKRIYALNLSLVLLLSMLSAIISAFIISEKISAPLGLLAEITKVIGLGDYSRKIPVISNDELGMLSQSFNTMTEKLKDTSEARERAQEKLTEAKQYQENILSNLSTGVIVLDERLVLKSANVSANEILGIRLIRVRHVALQEWGHFISELTDLSQYIEQRFAEAMDFTWDGDIDVKTKGGMKKIHFRGSRLPGGNNSDYVLVFDDITKMVQAQRDAAWAEVARRLAHEIKNPLTPIQLSAERLRLKLSEKLPPTEQELLNKSITTIVNQVDALKNMVNDFSEYARSSATKISLVNINDLILEIMGLYESNGEQITLNLTHHLPLIKGDPQRLRQVIHNLLQNALDALQDHHQAKVTIMTNLHENKVVLCVSDNGPGFSEEFLTRIFEPYVTTKVKGTGLGLAIVKKIIEEHQGSIEAGNLDSGGAVVNISFPMAEKV